The proteins below come from a single Chitinophaga pinensis DSM 2588 genomic window:
- a CDS encoding RNA polymerase sigma factor, protein MILSLSPAKRKEFNTIYHATHGRLYNTFLKLTKDETLVKDILQQCYLKLWENWEQIADKTDIYPLLFTYSRNIFIDELRKIKARKTLLQHISASGENSGSSEDHYILKECLATVNTAVKHMPARRREVYKLALEEGMSRRNIADLLSLSPNTIDCHLQEAMKTIRTIVNS, encoded by the coding sequence ATGATTTTGTCCTTGAGCCCCGCCAAGAGAAAAGAGTTCAACACTATTTACCATGCCACTCATGGAAGACTGTACAATACATTTTTAAAGTTGACCAAAGATGAGACACTCGTAAAAGATATTCTTCAACAATGTTACCTGAAGCTCTGGGAAAACTGGGAGCAGATTGCCGACAAAACAGACATATACCCATTACTTTTCACCTATTCACGTAACATCTTCATTGACGAGTTACGTAAAATAAAAGCCAGAAAGACATTATTGCAACACATCAGTGCGTCTGGAGAAAACAGTGGCAGTTCTGAAGATCACTATATACTGAAAGAATGCCTGGCCACAGTGAACACCGCTGTAAAACATATGCCGGCGAGAAGAAGAGAAGTCTATAAACTGGCGCTTGAAGAAGGCATGAGTAGAAGGAATATTGCAGATCTGCTGTCTTTGTCACCAAATACCATTGACTGTCACCTACAGGAGGCCATGAAAACGATTCGCACCATTGTAAACAGTTAA
- a CDS encoding UpxY family transcription antiterminator: protein MKNGTPVAPLVDTKWYVAYTRANFERKVAKDIVDQQIEHYLPLRRETRKWSDRLKQIEVPLFPNYIFVKIKLQHKVNILGIPGVLSLVSFSGQPVSVSEREIQHIRKIEERGQDIALEYYYCVGDRVRITQGIFTGMEGILLRKSGQMRFVLKLPAISQAVSVEIEGDQLERID from the coding sequence ATGAAAAACGGAACACCAGTCGCCCCATTAGTAGACACAAAATGGTATGTAGCTTACACGCGCGCAAACTTTGAGAGGAAGGTAGCAAAAGACATTGTCGATCAGCAGATAGAACACTATCTGCCGCTCCGGAGGGAGACGAGGAAGTGGAGTGACAGGCTGAAGCAGATAGAGGTGCCCCTGTTCCCAAATTACATCTTTGTAAAGATAAAGTTGCAGCACAAGGTCAATATACTGGGCATCCCCGGGGTGCTTTCGCTGGTGTCGTTCAGTGGTCAGCCGGTAAGCGTCAGCGAGCGTGAGATACAACACATCAGGAAGATTGAGGAGAGAGGCCAGGATATTGCCCTGGAATATTATTACTGTGTAGGAGATCGTGTTCGTATTACACAGGGCATCTTTACCGGGATGGAAGGGATCTTACTACGGAAATCAGGTCAGATGCGGTTTGTATTGAAATTGCCTGCTATCAGCCAGGCGGTTTCTGTGGAAATAGAAGGTGATCAGCTGGAAAGAATAGACTAA
- a CDS encoding DUF5952 family protein, with the protein MEKYTLTINCEFINEVGILVNHTLKADAFTKPQIEDKYMFISKHHFKPIVIRIQQVIDYLLSGTEVICSGEEVDELDNIREAFYARFTIE; encoded by the coding sequence ATGGAAAAGTACACATTAACGATCAACTGTGAATTTATCAATGAAGTCGGTATCCTTGTTAATCACACCCTGAAGGCAGACGCCTTCACCAAGCCCCAGATAGAGGATAAGTATATGTTCATCAGTAAACATCACTTTAAGCCTATCGTGATTCGTATACAACAGGTGATCGACTATCTCTTATCAGGTACTGAGGTGATTTGTAGTGGAGAAGAAGTAGACGAACTGGATAACATCAGAGAGGCTTTTTATGCCCGTTTTACGATAGAATGA
- a CDS encoding porin yields MKKVILVFALATKAVCAIAQDTTSVTEKIPFDGIDQTWQNGSDRREYSVFQDMKFFTPSILMDVNYTHSFNKPNDNTVVGSTALARNNEVQLSALHFGGDFYYKGARARVMTQFGTRSIVVPRNDVSPYRGQYQLANVYRYLSEAYVGYHINKWYGINIDGGMFMSYIGLNSYYQPENWEYQASFTSDNTPWFFNGVRVQIYPTKNLKIEPWIINGWQSYGKFNKMPGLGFNITWMPDNSNLKLLTNDYYGTDAGGLPDRKRFHSDNSLLVRYFNRPKSKGISRMAFSLTADVGFEKGGGVNGFKNDSVKGPAQYFASAMFYNRIWFNNNKFAWTVGGGVMTNPGRYLVLYPTGQASPLPNPNNPTQTEGAYPFSANPGDKFKGWDMSTNFDYMPNQSITFRFELVNRHSDVPYFAGEGGVTSQTGYSTTPLDPNWRPDLVKSETRFILAALFRL; encoded by the coding sequence ATGAAAAAGGTAATTTTAGTATTTGCGCTGGCTACAAAAGCTGTATGCGCAATTGCACAGGACACTACTTCTGTTACGGAAAAAATTCCGTTCGATGGTATTGACCAGACCTGGCAAAATGGAAGCGACAGAAGAGAATATTCTGTATTTCAAGACATGAAGTTTTTTACACCAAGTATTTTAATGGATGTAAACTATACACATTCCTTTAATAAACCGAATGACAATACAGTAGTAGGTTCTACTGCATTGGCCCGTAATAATGAGGTGCAGCTGTCGGCACTGCATTTCGGTGGTGATTTTTACTATAAAGGCGCCCGCGCAAGAGTAATGACACAGTTTGGCACCAGATCTATAGTCGTGCCACGTAATGACGTTAGTCCTTATCGTGGCCAGTATCAGTTGGCAAATGTTTATCGTTATTTAAGTGAAGCTTATGTCGGTTATCATATTAATAAATGGTATGGTATTAATATCGATGGGGGGATGTTCATGAGTTATATCGGGTTGAATTCCTACTATCAGCCGGAAAACTGGGAATACCAGGCATCTTTTACATCTGATAACACACCCTGGTTTTTCAATGGTGTACGTGTGCAGATCTATCCTACAAAGAACCTGAAGATAGAACCATGGATTATCAACGGATGGCAGAGCTATGGTAAGTTTAATAAAATGCCAGGCCTTGGTTTTAACATTACCTGGATGCCTGACAACAGTAATCTGAAATTGCTCACCAACGACTACTATGGTACTGATGCAGGTGGACTGCCTGACAGAAAACGCTTCCATTCGGACAATAGTTTACTTGTAAGATATTTTAACAGACCTAAGTCAAAAGGTATCAGCCGTATGGCATTTTCTCTGACTGCCGATGTTGGCTTTGAAAAAGGTGGTGGCGTGAATGGCTTCAAGAATGATAGCGTGAAAGGTCCCGCTCAGTATTTCGCAAGTGCAATGTTTTACAACCGTATTTGGTTTAACAATAACAAATTTGCATGGACAGTTGGTGGTGGGGTGATGACTAATCCTGGAAGATATCTGGTACTTTATCCTACAGGTCAGGCAAGCCCTTTACCTAATCCCAACAACCCGACGCAAACTGAGGGTGCATATCCTTTCAGTGCTAATCCGGGCGACAAATTTAAGGGATGGGATATGTCTACTAACTTTGATTATATGCCCAACCAGAGTATAACATTCCGTTTTGAACTGGTAAATAGACATTCCGATGTGCCTTATTTTGCGGGTGAAGGTGGGGTAACTTCTCAGACAGGTTATTCAACGACTCCATTAGATCCTAACTGGCGTCCTGATCTGGTAAAGTCTGAAACTAGATTTATTCTTGCCGCTTTATTCAGATTGTAA
- a CDS encoding thioesterase family protein has product MEYSKIYKVKEEHIDVQGIMDGLYYPFYMEWCRHDYIKEVLGFDFAEEAAKGVHMVLSQYTLKFLRSLKKDDEFTVTCELHADAGGQPRLHFKQSIIMNGKVMTSAVFTGTCVAATGGRPYLPAEMAEKVKDAPKLDIATLK; this is encoded by the coding sequence ATGGAGTATTCAAAAATCTACAAGGTAAAGGAAGAACATATTGACGTGCAGGGTATCATGGATGGTTTATACTATCCCTTTTATATGGAGTGGTGCAGGCACGATTATATAAAAGAGGTGCTGGGCTTTGATTTTGCGGAGGAAGCTGCAAAAGGTGTGCACATGGTATTGTCTCAGTATACCCTGAAATTTTTACGTTCTCTGAAAAAGGATGACGAATTCACCGTAACCTGCGAACTGCATGCCGATGCCGGCGGTCAGCCGAGACTGCATTTCAAACAGTCTATCATCATGAACGGTAAGGTGATGACAAGCGCCGTATTTACAGGTACCTGTGTAGCTGCTACTGGTGGCCGTCCTTATCTGCCGGCTGAAATGGCGGAGAAAGTGAAAGATGCCCCTAAACTGGATATCGCGACACTGAAATAA
- a CDS encoding ABC transporter permease — protein sequence MLRNYIKIAWRSLTRTKRFSIINISGLAIGMAGAALILLWIQHEFSFDRFHENRDRLYEVYGLATADHKTIAINQTEQPLGPALKKDYPEIQNTARVAAVSSLLLSAGTAPFTGIKGAFTDSSFFSLFSFPVLEGSSRQLLTASHEIVITARLAQKLFGKEPALNKMIKIDSVDYFRVAAVLKDLPSNTRFDIDYLLPWTYLNKIGWGNDSWLSNNISTFVLLQPNTNAAVVEGKIKDIARHYSGRNDIWTHFLFPLDKWRLYSVFEDGRATGGRIAIVRLFGIVAIMILLIACINFVNLSTAKSERRAREVGIRKVAGAGKGLLFGQFMTEALLTALIAGCLAMLLVEGALPYFNLLIDTSLAIPYTNIIFWLCAVAFILLTGLLAGCYPAFYLSAFKPVSVLKGGFKKREGAISPRKTLVVFQFTFAVVLIICTVVIRNQIRYVQERSTGYVRQQLINVDFSGDIEKQYPLIKQELLSSGTAVAVTKTMSAITQRAANTWGLIWEGKPASFDEAIALYSSDADLVKTAGLQLVAGRDIDIQRYPADSFSVVLNETAVKTMGFKDPLGQVLREKEGSRTWRVVGVVKDYVVGSSYERIPPVVIQGPGSWFNTLHIRFEAANSLSVNLQKAEVIFKKYNPAYPFNYQFADQQYAQKFDGEERTKKLAGLFAILAIFISCLGLLGLSAYVAETRIKEIGVRKALGASVLSITHLLTADFLKLVMVAIVIATLLAWWLMSVWLDEFAYRMTISWSVFAFSGLLAIAIALLTVSVEVVKAALMSPIKSLKAE from the coding sequence ATGCTGAGAAACTATATCAAAATTGCCTGGCGCAGTTTGACCAGGACCAAACGTTTTTCTATTATCAATATCTCCGGATTAGCCATTGGCATGGCTGGTGCCGCATTGATCCTGTTATGGATACAGCATGAGTTTAGTTTTGACCGCTTTCATGAAAACAGGGACAGACTGTATGAGGTGTATGGACTAGCGACTGCCGATCATAAAACGATCGCTATCAATCAGACGGAACAGCCCCTCGGACCTGCCCTGAAGAAAGACTATCCTGAAATTCAAAATACCGCCCGTGTGGCAGCCGTAAGCAGTTTGTTGCTATCGGCAGGAACAGCGCCATTCACCGGCATTAAAGGCGCTTTTACGGACAGTAGTTTCTTTAGCCTGTTCAGCTTTCCGGTATTGGAGGGATCCTCACGGCAGCTGCTTACCGCGAGTCATGAAATCGTTATTACGGCACGTCTGGCACAAAAGCTCTTTGGGAAAGAACCTGCGCTGAATAAGATGATTAAAATCGACTCGGTGGACTATTTCCGTGTAGCAGCCGTACTGAAAGACCTGCCTTCCAATACCCGGTTTGATATAGATTATCTGCTGCCCTGGACTTATCTTAATAAGATCGGCTGGGGTAATGACAGCTGGTTAAGTAACAACATTTCTACCTTCGTATTGCTGCAGCCAAATACAAATGCGGCGGTTGTAGAAGGAAAGATAAAAGATATTGCCCGACACTATTCCGGTCGCAACGACATCTGGACACATTTTCTCTTTCCCCTCGACAAGTGGCGTTTGTACAGTGTTTTTGAAGATGGACGGGCTACCGGCGGACGTATTGCCATTGTCCGTTTATTCGGTATTGTAGCCATCATGATCCTGTTAATCGCCTGTATCAACTTTGTGAACCTGAGTACTGCAAAAAGTGAGCGCAGGGCAAGAGAGGTCGGCATCAGGAAAGTAGCAGGCGCCGGAAAGGGCCTTTTATTTGGCCAGTTCATGACAGAAGCACTATTGACGGCCCTGATTGCCGGATGCCTGGCGATGTTGCTGGTGGAAGGCGCTTTACCCTATTTTAATCTGTTGATCGATACCTCGCTTGCGATCCCTTATACAAACATCATTTTCTGGCTGTGTGCTGTCGCATTTATACTGCTTACCGGTTTACTGGCCGGATGCTACCCTGCGTTTTATCTCTCGGCATTTAAACCGGTAAGTGTGTTAAAAGGCGGTTTTAAAAAGCGGGAAGGAGCTATATCACCCAGAAAAACACTGGTGGTGTTTCAGTTTACATTTGCTGTAGTGCTGATTATCTGTACCGTAGTGATAAGGAACCAGATCCGGTATGTGCAGGAGAGAAGTACAGGGTATGTCAGACAACAGCTCATCAATGTAGACTTCTCCGGAGATATAGAAAAGCAATATCCCCTGATCAAACAGGAGTTACTTTCATCCGGTACCGCGGTAGCAGTTACCAAAACAATGTCGGCCATTACACAACGGGCGGCTAATACCTGGGGATTGATCTGGGAGGGTAAACCGGCCAGTTTTGATGAAGCCATTGCCTTATACAGCAGTGATGCTGATCTGGTCAAGACGGCCGGATTGCAGTTGGTTGCTGGCAGGGACATTGATATTCAACGGTATCCTGCGGATAGTTTTTCCGTTGTACTGAATGAAACGGCCGTTAAGACAATGGGATTCAAAGATCCGCTCGGACAGGTACTCCGTGAAAAAGAAGGCAGCAGGACCTGGCGTGTTGTTGGCGTTGTAAAAGATTATGTTGTTGGATCTTCCTATGAAAGGATACCTCCGGTAGTGATCCAGGGCCCTGGCAGTTGGTTCAATACCTTGCATATCCGTTTTGAGGCTGCTAACTCCCTGTCGGTTAATCTCCAGAAAGCAGAAGTGATCTTTAAAAAATACAATCCTGCCTATCCCTTTAATTATCAGTTTGCGGACCAGCAATATGCGCAGAAGTTTGATGGGGAGGAACGGACGAAGAAACTGGCAGGCTTATTTGCTATACTGGCCATTTTTATCTCCTGTCTCGGACTGTTGGGGCTTTCTGCCTATGTAGCAGAAACGAGGATAAAAGAGATCGGCGTACGTAAAGCGTTGGGTGCGTCTGTACTCAGTATTACGCATTTACTCACGGCTGATTTTCTTAAACTGGTAATGGTTGCTATTGTTATTGCGACTCTGCTTGCCTGGTGGCTGATGAGTGTATGGCTGGATGAATTTGCCTACCGGATGACGATCAGCTGGTCTGTATTTGCTTTTTCAGGGTTGCTGGCTATTGCGATCGCGCTGCTGACCGTTAGTGTTGAAGTCGTAAAAGCGGCCCTTATGAGCCCCATAAAGAGCCTGAAAGCAGAATAG
- a CDS encoding ATP-binding protein, translating into MRLKTKLSIGIGFLFIAILISGILGIYSIHQLKKDARLILEDNYETLVYSNNMLSLMDRVPFDSAVLREFNDNLVKQEANITERGEAAATAAVRNIYEQLKHHPDNDSLQSIIRRKIYQINTANQQAIFRKNTLAESNARRFSNFTMIIFGFLALIAFTLAVNFPGIISEPVKALSDGIKAIVNKDYSKRIRISQHDEFGELAQAFNSMAEKLDEYEHSNLAKIKFEKSRIDTIINQMNDGIIGLDESRNLLFLNKVAEKLLGLREVEIMGQYAPDIAVNNDLMRSLLKTDSPVKELKIFADQKESYFHLDILNVTNNEKVIGQVIVLRNITPFHELNEAKTNFIATISHELKTPIASIKMSAQLLTDTRVGAVNREQEELVKSIADDANRLLKITSELLNISQVETGHIQLKIEPVFPDIIIDNATNTVSALAQQKNIAIRIHNNTHAHKIMTDPEKTAWVLTNFLTNAVKYSPEDGEIDLTTSIRNNSVEFSVADHGRGIEEKYLSRIFDRYFKVPGTPEKVGTGLGLSISREFIEAQGGTIWVDSTLGEGSTFGFTLPLFTAE; encoded by the coding sequence ATGCGCCTCAAGACGAAATTAAGTATAGGCATCGGATTCTTATTTATCGCAATTCTTATCTCCGGTATCCTGGGTATCTACTCCATACACCAGCTGAAAAAAGACGCGCGTCTTATACTGGAAGACAACTACGAAACCCTTGTGTACAGCAACAATATGCTGTCCCTCATGGATCGTGTACCTTTTGATTCAGCCGTACTACGTGAGTTCAACGATAACCTGGTAAAACAGGAAGCCAATATCACCGAACGGGGGGAAGCGGCAGCGACTGCCGCCGTCAGGAATATTTACGAACAACTGAAACATCACCCCGATAACGACTCCTTACAAAGTATTATCCGCCGGAAGATATACCAGATCAATACCGCTAACCAGCAGGCCATCTTTCGTAAAAATACCCTGGCAGAAAGTAATGCAAGACGCTTCAGCAATTTCACCATGATCATCTTCGGCTTTCTGGCGCTCATTGCATTTACGCTGGCAGTTAACTTCCCCGGTATTATCAGCGAACCGGTAAAAGCACTTTCTGATGGTATAAAAGCGATCGTAAACAAAGACTATTCTAAAAGGATCCGGATCTCACAGCATGACGAATTCGGAGAACTGGCACAGGCTTTTAACAGTATGGCCGAAAAGCTAGATGAATACGAACATAGTAATCTGGCGAAGATAAAATTTGAGAAGAGCCGTATCGACACCATCATCAACCAGATGAATGACGGTATTATCGGACTGGACGAAAGCAGGAACCTGCTCTTCCTGAATAAAGTCGCAGAGAAACTACTCGGACTCCGGGAAGTGGAGATCATGGGACAATATGCACCGGATATCGCCGTCAATAATGACCTGATGCGGAGTCTCCTGAAAACGGATAGTCCGGTGAAGGAGCTAAAGATCTTTGCCGATCAGAAAGAAAGTTATTTCCACCTCGATATACTCAATGTCACCAATAACGAAAAAGTGATTGGTCAGGTGATCGTATTGCGGAATATCACCCCTTTCCATGAACTGAATGAGGCAAAAACCAACTTCATTGCCACCATTTCACACGAACTGAAAACACCGATCGCTTCTATCAAAATGAGTGCACAGCTGCTGACCGACACCCGTGTGGGAGCTGTCAACAGGGAACAGGAAGAACTGGTGAAGAGCATTGCAGATGATGCCAACCGCCTGTTAAAGATTACCAGTGAATTGCTGAATATCAGTCAGGTGGAAACGGGACATATACAATTGAAAATAGAACCCGTATTCCCCGATATTATCATTGATAATGCCACAAATACCGTCAGCGCACTCGCACAACAGAAGAATATCGCCATACGTATTCACAACAACACCCATGCCCATAAGATCATGACGGACCCGGAGAAAACAGCCTGGGTACTGACGAATTTCCTGACCAATGCCGTGAAGTATTCTCCGGAAGATGGTGAGATTGACCTGACTACCAGCATCCGGAATAACAGCGTCGAGTTTTCTGTGGCAGATCATGGACGGGGTATTGAAGAAAAGTACCTTTCCAGGATTTTCGACCGGTATTTCAAAGTACCGGGTACACCGGAGAAAGTAGGTACAGGACTAGGACTGTCCATCTCCCGTGAGTTTATAGAGGCACAGGGAGGAACGATATGGGTAGACAGTACGCTGGGAGAAGGAAGTACGTTTGGATTTACACTCCCCCTGTTTACCGCGGAATAA